The genomic DNA GATGGCATTTAAGCGAGTAGATTGGTCGTATCTTTTAATCCGTTCAAGATACCCTTCTACCAGCATACGGCTGGTGATTTTTCCTGAACGCATAGCTTGATGAATGTCGGAAATGGTTGTTTCGACCAATTGAAACTTTTCCTGATTTTGTGCAATTGCTATTAGATCAATCTTCATAACAATAAACAAAATAAAAAAAACTGATATCCATATCATTCTAATTTGATTTTTTCTCATGGATTTTTGCCTTTCTCTAAGAATTTTTACATGAATGAGTTCATTCTAAAAAGGTAAATACCGATTCCATCGCTATCATAAGTATTTGTTTAAGTGTCTAGATTTTATCAAAAGCGATGGAATCGATTATTAGAATAGACTCAAAAATAATATTTAAAACACTAATTACAAGTGAATAATTGTTGGAAGAACAATTCATGACAACCGGGATTTGGCAATGAATAACCCACTTATCGATAAAAAAGGAACTGACCAAAATCCGGAACTTTCCTGTTTTCATACATTCATATGAATAATTCTGCTCAGTATTATCCGGTGAATTGATTTAGAATAGTAAATTTCTTGTCGATGATTAGACAGCTCTAAAAACAAATTCATGTCAAGGAATTATTGAGTTGGGAATTTTTGAGAAAATTCGATCGCATGCTGCAATAGCAAGCGGTAATTTTGCCTCGATGTTTAAGAATATTGAAGTACCGCCGCTTCCGGCTGTGGCCACTCGCCTGATCTCGGAATTTAACCGTGCAGAACCCGACATGCAAGAAATCACGAAAATTATATCATCAGATTTGGAAATCAGTTCAAAAGTAATCAGAACCGTAAACTCTTCTCTTTTCGGATTGCCCAATCAAATCAAGAGCATCCAACAGGCAATTCCTTTACTAGGACTTCGAAGTATTCGAACGATTGCCCTTTCCTATGCGATGAAGAAATCTCTCCCGAAACCGTCCGACAAACTTTTTAATCATGAAGCCTTCTGGGCAGATTCCCTTGCCCGTGCATTGTTAGCTCGTTCTTTAACACATTATTTTAGACCTGGTGAGAAAGATGAGGTATTTACTGCAATGCTGTTGGCAGATATTGCACTGCCGGTTTTGTTAAGTGTTTGGAGCGATTATTATTCGCCGATTTTTTCACAATGGCGAGACAATTGCGAGCGCTTATCTCAAATCGAACGAAAAGATTTCGGCTGGGATCATGCCCAAGCCGGTGCCTGGATTTTAAAATCCTGGGATTTCCCCGATGAATTTGTCTGCCTGGTTGGCGTGCACAATTTAACCATTGATGAGCTTCAAAATCTCGGTCTGGAAAATTCAATTGCTCTTCCATTAGCCGTTGCTTCTTTGTTACCCAGCGTACTTAAACCCGATGAAAAAAGAGCACAGTTAATGAATGAAACGATCATGAATTCCTTTGCAATGTCAGAAGATTATTTCCGAAATATGGTTGCCGATATCCAATTTAGTTTTGCTGAAATGAGAGACCAGTTCGATTTGAGGGATCAGAAATTCAATGTATTTGAACTGGTATTGAATTGTACAAATTGGGTTAGTGAAGAGCAAAAAGCATGAACTCTTCGCAACCAAATAATCCGCAGCAAACACGGCTATTCAGAATCATTAAACTCTTGACCCATTTACAACCTGGTTACCTGGTTCGATCTATGAAAAATCCACAGGTTGTGGTTATTTTATTTGCGGTAATTAGTGGAGGACTGGCTTTAGGAATTATAACGACAATCGCTTTTCTTACTGAGTTTCCATTACTATTCCCACCCCTTGGCGCGTCTGCATTTATCTTGTTCTATACTCCTATGTCCGAACAAGCAAGCCCCAGGCATGTCATTCTAGCTCACACAGTCTGCCTATTTTTGGGTTTGCTTTCCATTCATTTCCTGGCGATTTATTTTTTCGATTCAAATACCCTGGACCTAACGGTAATGAGTTGGTTACACGTTGCAGCTATAGCTTTGGCAATGGTGCTTTCAACAACCGTGATGATCTCTTTTAAATTTGAACATCCGCCGGCAGCTGCAACAGCCCTGATCGCATCTATGGGTTACATTCTAAATTCAACACAAATAATCGGATTTGTTGCCGCGGTGATACTACTGGTTTTAGAAGCTTATCTCTTCAACCGAATTTTAGGCGGAATTCCATATCCACATTGGCGATATAATCAAAAGATTGCACAGGATTATAAAGAGCTGGCGGACATAAGCAGCAAAAAATCCAGGATGGGTGAGCAATTGACAACCAGTATATTTCATAAACGATAAGCAGTTTTTATTTCAATTCCACGACATTTTTAATCAAACTAATCTAACTTCAATCCAGCCTATTAATTATCCAATTTTAATTTCAAAATATTTTTTGTAACACAGGACTTTATCAATCGTATTTTCTATTCAAATCACAAAATTGTTAATCCTCAAATATGGAGGTATTGTTATGAAACGCGTCATATCATATCTAACTTTATTTGTTGTGAGCCTCACCTTTGTTGGTGCAAGTCAATTAATGGCTCAGGACAAAAAGGTTAATTTTGATTCTTTTCGAGAAAATCTTGTAAAGAATCTTTCCTCAGATAATCCCGGCATTAGAGAATCAGCGCTGCAGCTTATTAATCGATATAGTGTTGAGTTGGGATTAAAGGCGGATCAAGTAGATAGTGAAACAATAAAATTATTTCGGAAGAACCTTGAACGAAATTTAGCTTCATCAAACTACGGTGTCCGGCAGTCGGCAGTACAATTAATTACACAATATGGCGATAAACTCAAGCTGGCGAGAGAGGCAATATTTTCTTTGATGAGAGTATATCGATATGAAAAAGATATTAACTTTCGCAAAATGGCCCTGGCCGCGCTTCACAAAACAGGAGACGAATGGGCGATGGGTTTTCTGAAGACAAGCATCGATTTCGAAAAGGATGAATCGTTAAGACACATCATTCAAGCCATTGTTCTCGATTATGAATCATTAAAAGTTTCGGCCCCTTGTTGATGGTTTTAAAATGAATTGATTATCAAACAGGCTGTCTAAATTTTTGGACAGCCTGTTTTTTATTTGATCTTCAAAAAATTGTGAACACAGTATCTGTAAATAAATAGAGATTCAATTTTTGGAGAAATTCCCATAGTTGTTTAATATTTGAGTAGGTAAGAATCTAAGGGGTTTGTGAAAATAAAACAATTGAGACTTTCGGAAAAAAGATTATATTAAAAAAATAATATCAAATAATGACCACTATATGAATAAATTATTAGAACATAATCTTGCTCAAATAATAAATTGCTGCAAAGAAAATGACGTTGAGAAATTACATGCCTACGGTTCTATAACAACAGAAAATTTTACTGATAAAAGCGATATTGATCTGCTTATCAAATTCAAGAATATCCCATTCGAACAATATACTGATAATTATTTCCGCCTTCATGCGTTATTCAAAAAAATTTTCAAGCGTAAAGTGGATTTGATAACAGAAAACTCGCTATCTAATCCTTATTTTATTAAAAAAATAAATCAGACTAAAACTCTACTTTATGAAGGATGAAATTAAAAAATTTCTCTTTGATATAAAAGAAGCGGCAAATTCTATCTTCGAATATCTTGGAGAAAAACGAGACTTTTATGAATACGATAAAAATAAAATGTTAAGGAGAGCCGTTGAGCGAGAATTTGAAATAATCGGGGAAGCCGTAAATAATATTTTAAAGATTGATTCAAGTTTTCCTATCAAAAATGCTCGACGGATAGTTGACTTAAGGAATTTGGTCATTCATGGATATGATAAAGTCGATAATATTATAATTTGAGGCATAATTAGTCGAGACCTGCCAAAGCTTAAAATTGAAGTCGAAAAATTGCTCGAAATTGAATCACCACGATAAAAATCAGATCGTTAAGCAAAAAATATTTGTTTTGAAACGGTGTGATTAAATCAACCATTCTTCCAGTTACCATTTTCTATTTAGCAATCCTAAATTTTATTCTTCAAATACTCAGGATTAATTTTTATAGTTTCAGCTAAAAAATACTGATATTTATCCATTTGATCTATCGCCTTACTGATTTGCCCTGCCCGAAAATACAATTCCGCATCTTTTGTCTCCAGCCTCAAAGCACGCATAATTATTGGCATCGCTTCTTTAGCCCTGCCATTCTTAAACAAAACCCAGGCATAGATTTCAAGTACCTCAATATTACCCGGTCTGCGAATTAATTCCCGCTCTATGCGATAAAGTGCTTCTTTAAGATTAACATTGTAAACAGAACCATATCTTGCATATTCCAAATTGATATTCCAGCCATTCTTTTCATAATTGCTAAATATCTCAAATACTTTTTTGATTATTTTATCAGCCTGAACCTTCTTTCCAGCCGCTGTGTAAACAGCAGTCAGCAATTCCAAAACATTATGATCCGGAGCTATTTCGTATGCATGAAGTAAAAGCGAAACAGCTTCTTCATAGTTTTGTTGTGCCATTTTGATTTCTGCGAGTCCACTCATCGCATGCACATAACCAGGGGATTCTTGTAAGACTCCGGTAAAGATAGCTTCGGCTGTTTCCAAATCTCCTTTGTCCAAAAAAAGGTCTCCCAGGTAAAATAAAGACCAGGCACGGTTTTCGTAGCCAGGCATTCCGGCGCTTGCCGCCAATTTCATCGCATCGATTGCACCTTCCGGGTCTCCGTGCAGCTCCCGTAAATAAGAAACCCGGCTGTAGGAACGCAAATCCGGTCGAATACTGATCATTTTATCACAGTACTCAACTGCTTTGTCATAATTGCCAAGCTCAGCATTAGCATCTACAAGGATTCCATAAGCATAAGCCAAATATGGATTTATTCGAATAGCTTCTTCTGCCAGTGGAATCGCCTCCTTGAATCGATGTTTAGTTACATAAAGCGTGGCTTTTATAGCTAATGCGAGGGCATTGTCGGGATCTAATTCAATTGCATTGTTAATCATCTTCTCAGCTTCGCTTATGTATTTGATTTCCTGGCCCGTACTTCTGCCAATTTTTAAATAGTGTTGAGCAAGTGCTATGTATGGATCAACCTCTGCCGGATTCTTTTCGATTTCATGTAAATAGTATTGAATCGTTCTCTCCGATGATTGGATGGCCGATGTGGCATTTTCAAGGTCGAAACCGATAGCCAGGTTTGGGATCTTGACTTTTTTTTCAGCTGATCCAATGGCTAAATAATAAACAAAAACTAAAAATGATATAACTGTAATGATAGCCAATATTTTTTTGGAACTCATAATACTTCTCCGAATACGAATTGGGAGTTCAACAGCAGGGTGAGAAGCCCTGTGAAGAACTCCCTTTTCCGATTTACTACTTCAACAAAAGTGCTTTTTTGGCTGGAACCACTTCATTACCCACTTTAAGCCTAAAATAATAGGTACCGCTCGGCATATTTCTCGCATTCCAGGCTACGGTATATGTTCCGGGGGTTTGCCTTTCATCCACAAGGGTATCCACCAATTGTCCAAGAGAATTGAAAATATTAAGTTGGATTTCATTTTCTTTAGAAACATGATATTGGATTTCAGTCGATGGATTAAATGGGTTAGGATAATTCTGTTCGAGGAAAAAGGCTTTTGGAATTGAATAGCCAAGTCCTGAAGCTGAGATACCCGTCGTTGTCGGATCTTCTGCAGACAATTGCTTGATGTAATCGTATCCTCGATGCGGGGCTGCAACATATGGAAATGAATCCTTAAACGGCAAATCATTTTGTTGGGGTCCTGCATGGTAGGTTAAGACAGCCACTAAATCGTCGGTAACCGGCGACGGCGACGTAGCCGGATCATAGTCATCATACCATAAACCGATAGCAGCGAGAAT from candidate division KSB1 bacterium includes the following:
- a CDS encoding tetratricopeptide repeat protein; the encoded protein is MSSKKILAIITVISFLVFVYYLAIGSAEKKVKIPNLAIGFDLENATSAIQSSERTIQYYLHEIEKNPAEVDPYIALAQHYLKIGRSTGQEIKYISEAEKMINNAIELDPDNALALAIKATLYVTKHRFKEAIPLAEEAIRINPYLAYAYGILVDANAELGNYDKAVEYCDKMISIRPDLRSYSRVSYLRELHGDPEGAIDAMKLAASAGMPGYENRAWSLFYLGDLFLDKGDLETAEAIFTGVLQESPGYVHAMSGLAEIKMAQQNYEEAVSLLLHAYEIAPDHNVLELLTAVYTAAGKKVQADKIIKKVFEIFSNYEKNGWNINLEYARYGSVYNVNLKEALYRIERELIRRPGNIEVLEIYAWVLFKNGRAKEAMPIIMRALRLETKDAELYFRAGQISKAIDQMDKYQYFLAETIKINPEYLKNKI
- a CDS encoding HPP family protein, whose product is MNSSQPNNPQQTRLFRIIKLLTHLQPGYLVRSMKNPQVVVILFAVISGGLALGIITTIAFLTEFPLLFPPLGASAFILFYTPMSEQASPRHVILAHTVCLFLGLLSIHFLAIYFFDSNTLDLTVMSWLHVAAIALAMVLSTTVMISFKFEHPPAAATALIASMGYILNSTQIIGFVAAVILLVLEAYLFNRILGGIPYPHWRYNQKIAQDYKELADISSKKSRMGEQLTTSIFHKR
- a CDS encoding HDOD domain-containing protein, producing the protein MGIFEKIRSHAAIASGNFASMFKNIEVPPLPAVATRLISEFNRAEPDMQEITKIISSDLEISSKVIRTVNSSLFGLPNQIKSIQQAIPLLGLRSIRTIALSYAMKKSLPKPSDKLFNHEAFWADSLARALLARSLTHYFRPGEKDEVFTAMLLADIALPVLLSVWSDYYSPIFSQWRDNCERLSQIERKDFGWDHAQAGAWILKSWDFPDEFVCLVGVHNLTIDELQNLGLENSIALPLAVASLLPSVLKPDEKRAQLMNETIMNSFAMSEDYFRNMVADIQFSFAEMRDQFDLRDQKFNVFELVLNCTNWVSEEQKA
- a CDS encoding HEAT repeat domain-containing protein, with the translated sequence MKRVISYLTLFVVSLTFVGASQLMAQDKKVNFDSFRENLVKNLSSDNPGIRESALQLINRYSVELGLKADQVDSETIKLFRKNLERNLASSNYGVRQSAVQLITQYGDKLKLAREAIFSLMRVYRYEKDINFRKMALAALHKTGDEWAMGFLKTSIDFEKDESLRHIIQAIVLDYESLKVSAPC
- a CDS encoding nucleotidyltransferase domain-containing protein, producing the protein MNKLLEHNLAQIINCCKENDVEKLHAYGSITTENFTDKSDIDLLIKFKNIPFEQYTDNYFRLHALFKKIFKRKVDLITENSLSNPYFIKKINQTKTLLYEG
- a CDS encoding DUF86 domain-containing protein, whose translation is MKDEIKKFLFDIKEAANSIFEYLGEKRDFYEYDKNKMLRRAVEREFEIIGEAVNNILKIDSSFPIKNARRIVDLRNLVIHGYDKVDNIII